GTATCCTGCAAGCGCACGTGTCCGCCTCCGGGATGATCGGACTGGAATACGAAACCGCGACGCTGGAGGAGAAAACAATTCACGCCTGGCTGCCACGCGAAGGGCTCCAACTCCTTGATCCTGCGGTCAGTGTGGACACCTACCTGGAAAAGACGGCCGAAGACCTAGACGTGACGCGGGAACAGCCCTTGCCCTCGGCGGTGCCATCGACCGAAGCCGAGCCTGATCATCCCGCGGGGGAGACGCACCAGGGCGAGGAAGATCCTGCCCATGCGCACGGTGGTGTGTTCGGAAAAAATACCGAGCTGATCTTCTCGCTGGTGTGCGGCGGGATGCTGGGCGTAGGCTTCGGTCTTTCGTTTGTAGCGGGGCTTCCCGCCTGGGTCAGCCTCTCACTCTACCTCGGGGCATATTTCTTCGGCGGTTTTTTTACGGCCAAAGAGGCCGTCGAAACGGTCGCCAAAGGCCACTTCGAGATTGATTTTCTGATGTTGGTGGCCGCCATCGGGGCAGCTATTCTGGGGGAGTGGGCCGAAGGTGCGCTGCTGTTATTTCTTTTTAGTCTGGGCCATGCCCTGGAGCATTATGCCCTGAACAAAGCGCGCAAGTCCATTGCTGCCCTGGCGGAGCTGGCCCCCAAAACCGCCTTACTCAAAAAGAACGGCAAAACAGAAGAGGTAGGCATTGAGCATTTGAGGCTTGGAGATATCATCGTGGTAAAGCCCCATAGTAAAATCTCAGCGGATGGCGTGGTGGTAGGTGGTCAAAGTAGTGTCAACCAGGCTCCCATTACTGGAGAGAGTGTACCGGTGGACAAACAACCGGTGGAGGATCCCGATAAAGACTGGTCACAGGAAAGTGAGATCAAAAACGAAAACCGGGTGTTTTCCGGTACCATAAATGGCAACAACACGCTGGAAATAAAGGTGATCAAGGAGGCGAACGATTCTACACTTTCTCGGCTGGTAAAGCTGGTCAACGAAGCGCAAACCCAGAAATCGCCCACCCAACGCTTCACCGATAAGTTTGAGAAATATTTTGTGCCTTCGGTACTGACTTTGGTCGTGCTTTTGAATCTTGCCTTCTTGGTCGTTGATGAAACTTTTAGCGAAAGCTTTTACCGGGCGATGGCCGTGCTGGTCGCAGCCAGTCCGTGTGCTTTGGCGATTTCCACCCCCAGTGCGGTGCTGAGTGGAGTAGCCCGGGCGGCCAAAAGTGGTGTGCTCATTAAAGGTGGCCGGCCACTGGAAGACCTAGGGGTGCTCACGGCCCTGGCGTTTGACAAAACCGGTACGCTAACGGAAGGCAAGCCGAAACTTACCAGAGTGATCGCCCTGGGTGAAGTGGGCGAAGAAGAGCTGCTGAAAACCGCCATTGCTGTAGAAAATCTCAGCGACCATCCATTGGCTAAAGCCGTGGTGCGCGATGGGAAAGAGCGACTGAAAGATGCTAATATACCCCAGGCCAAAGACCTGGAGGCCGTACTTGGAAAAGGTATCAAAGCCACGTTGAATGGCGATAAGGTGTACATAGGTAATCTGGACTTGTTTGAGTCTTTGGATGATAACAAGCCTTCTCATGACATGGAAGAAAAAGTGAAGTCGTTGGAGTCAGAAGGGAATACTACCATGCTGATCCGGCAAAATGACAGCTACCTCGGTATCATCGCTTTGATGGATACCCCACGAGCGGAAGCAAAAAATACCCTGGAGCGGTTGAAAAAGATCGGGATCAAACGCATGATCATGCTGACCGGAGACAATCAGAAAGTGGCCGATGCAGTAGCGAAAGAAATTGGCCTTACGGATGCTTGGGGAAGTTTGCTGCCGGAAGAAAAAGTAGAGGCAATTAAAGAGTTAAAAGAGAAAGAATCCAAAGTAGCCATGGTGGGTGATGGTGTAAATGATGCCCCAGCCATGGCCAACAGTACAGTAGGCATTGCGATGGGAGCAGCGGGCAGTGATGTAGCCCTGGAAACAGCCGATATTGCTCTGATGGCTGACAAGTTGGAAACATTACCCTTTGCTATTGGGCTAAGTAGGAAGTCAAAGGGAATTATCAAACAAAACCTGTGGATAAGTTTGGGAGTAGTGGCTTTGCTTATTCCAGCAACCATCTTTGGCTTCGCCACTATTGGCATTGCGGTGCTGATTCACGAGGGTTCCACGTTGGTGGTCGTTTTTAATGCTTTACGATTGCTGGCTTATAAGCAATACGATAATTAACCTTTGGATCAAATTGATAAAAAGCCTTTTCAAATATAAATTAGATTGATATGAAGTTAAACACCACCATGCCCAAAAAGCTTAAGCCTTATTTTAAACTAGAGCTGAATGAATATGGCAGGAAATTTAAAGTAGGAGACCTGACGGGTGCCTGGAACCATTTGGAGCGGGCGCATATACTTGGCCAGGCATATCCGTGGCATCACAGCTTCGTGCATTGGAAAATGCTGCTTTTCGGTATTCACATAAAGAATGCTAAGGAGATAGTTGGTCAAATTCCGCGCTTACTCATTGGAGGTGTTAAGTCGTTTGTGGGAAAGATTCCGGTGGGAAACACAGGAGGAGCTAATGTGCCGCCCCTTAAGCCCATGAAAATAGAAGGGGGGTTAAGAACCATATTTAAAAGTGCTGGTATTCATCCGAATACACCATTTCA
The sequence above is a segment of the Catalinimonas alkaloidigena genome. Coding sequences within it:
- a CDS encoding heavy metal translocating P-type ATPase; protein product: MKKLKIKLSLVLPAVPDQRDRCVQTLLSRLQGREGLEKVHLTDEKTDGLPQLCFHYDPEVITVERIQRLAVQTGASVQEKYGHLLLEVAGIRHTRHARTIEANLQARKGILQAHVSASGMIGLEYETATLEEKTIHAWLPREGLQLLDPAVSVDTYLEKTAEDLDVTREQPLPSAVPSTEAEPDHPAGETHQGEEDPAHAHGGVFGKNTELIFSLVCGGMLGVGFGLSFVAGLPAWVSLSLYLGAYFFGGFFTAKEAVETVAKGHFEIDFLMLVAAIGAAILGEWAEGALLLFLFSLGHALEHYALNKARKSIAALAELAPKTALLKKNGKTEEVGIEHLRLGDIIVVKPHSKISADGVVVGGQSSVNQAPITGESVPVDKQPVEDPDKDWSQESEIKNENRVFSGTINGNNTLEIKVIKEANDSTLSRLVKLVNEAQTQKSPTQRFTDKFEKYFVPSVLTLVVLLNLAFLVVDETFSESFYRAMAVLVAASPCALAISTPSAVLSGVARAAKSGVLIKGGRPLEDLGVLTALAFDKTGTLTEGKPKLTRVIALGEVGEEELLKTAIAVENLSDHPLAKAVVRDGKERLKDANIPQAKDLEAVLGKGIKATLNGDKVYIGNLDLFESLDDNKPSHDMEEKVKSLESEGNTTMLIRQNDSYLGIIALMDTPRAEAKNTLERLKKIGIKRMIMLTGDNQKVADAVAKEIGLTDAWGSLLPEEKVEAIKELKEKESKVAMVGDGVNDAPAMANSTVGIAMGAAGSDVALETADIALMADKLETLPFAIGLSRKSKGIIKQNLWISLGVVALLIPATIFGFATIGIAVLIHEGSTLVVVFNALRLLAYKQYDN
- a CDS encoding DUF3703 domain-containing protein gives rise to the protein MKLNTTMPKKLKPYFKLELNEYGRKFKVGDLTGAWNHLERAHILGQAYPWHHSFVHWKMLLFGIHIKNAKEIVGQIPRLLIGGVKSFVGKIPVGNTGGANVPPLKPMKIEGGLRTIFKSAGIHPNTPFHE